One window of Mesorhizobium sp. WSM4904 genomic DNA carries:
- a CDS encoding ATP-binding protein, with the protein MRRFLPQTLPVWVLLIVIAGLMISQVATLYIVARDRAAANDIVDLYRLNDRAYSLVQLMHDATPEGRKATASGLFNSTYALTVSDTPAVTSSIAGDDQLAELEDILVGRLSKFGITDARVRRDPATQEADVPDGRVMNKDVGQVERDLLVLAADFAQSDKLTASLRFSDGQWLNFTEPITPAGPILSWDSLPLYSLIAGLIVVMSIWSLRRLTAPYRMMETAVNRIGNDLKSPPIAETGSREIRAAAKAVNAMQMRLRDYVEDREYLAAALAHDLRTPLTRMRLRLELLRKSQAREALAHDLADIESIASSVIDFAKFEVTEEKAERIDFWSLVESVADAFEGASFDEDARPSRGLVCIARPVALRRCITNLVQNAVTYGKKAHIGVRRSGNTVTLTIRDEGPGIPQAKLDQVFASFVRLEQSRNRQTGGLGLGLTIARNIARGAGGEIKLSNHAGGGLLTELRLPLAA; encoded by the coding sequence ATGAGACGCTTCCTGCCGCAAACCCTGCCCGTCTGGGTTCTGCTCATCGTCATCGCCGGCCTGATGATCAGCCAGGTCGCGACCCTCTATATCGTGGCGCGCGACCGCGCCGCCGCCAACGACATCGTCGACCTCTACCGGCTGAACGACCGCGCCTATTCGCTGGTGCAGCTGATGCATGACGCCACGCCCGAGGGGCGCAAGGCGACCGCGTCCGGTCTGTTCAATTCCACCTATGCGCTGACTGTCTCAGACACCCCCGCGGTCACCTCCTCGATCGCCGGCGATGACCAGCTTGCCGAGCTGGAGGACATCCTGGTCGGCCGCCTGTCCAAGTTCGGCATCACCGACGCGCGCGTGCGGCGCGACCCGGCAACTCAGGAAGCCGATGTTCCGGACGGACGGGTGATGAACAAGGACGTCGGCCAGGTCGAGCGCGATCTTCTGGTGCTGGCCGCGGATTTTGCCCAGAGCGACAAGCTGACGGCATCGCTGCGCTTTTCCGACGGCCAGTGGCTGAACTTCACCGAGCCGATTACACCGGCAGGGCCGATCCTGAGTTGGGACAGCCTGCCGCTCTATTCGCTGATAGCGGGACTGATCGTCGTGATGTCGATCTGGTCGCTGCGCCGGCTGACGGCGCCTTACCGCATGATGGAAACCGCGGTGAACCGCATCGGCAACGACCTGAAAAGCCCGCCTATCGCCGAGACCGGCAGCCGCGAGATCCGCGCCGCTGCGAAGGCGGTCAACGCCATGCAGATGCGCCTGCGCGACTATGTCGAGGACCGCGAATATCTCGCCGCGGCACTGGCGCATGACCTGCGCACACCGCTGACCCGAATGCGGCTGCGCCTCGAGCTGCTGCGCAAATCGCAGGCACGCGAAGCCCTTGCGCATGACCTTGCCGACATCGAAAGCATCGCGAGCTCGGTGATCGATTTCGCCAAATTCGAGGTCACGGAAGAAAAGGCCGAACGGATCGATTTCTGGTCGCTGGTGGAGTCGGTTGCCGACGCATTCGAAGGCGCTTCGTTCGACGAGGACGCCAGGCCATCGCGCGGCCTGGTCTGCATCGCGCGTCCGGTGGCGCTGCGCCGCTGCATCACCAATCTCGTCCAGAACGCGGTCACCTACGGCAAGAAGGCGCATATCGGCGTGCGGCGGTCGGGCAACACGGTCACCCTCACCATCCGCGACGAAGGTCCCGGCATTCCGCAGGCCAAGCTGGATCAGGTGTTCGCCTCCTTCGTGCGCCTCGAACAGTCGCGCAACCGCCAGACCGGCGGCCTCGGCCTCGGCCTCACCATTGCCCGCAACATCGCCCGCGGTGCCGGCGGCGAGATTAAACTTTCCAACCATGCGGGCGGCGGCCTGCTGACGGAGCTGCGCCTGCCGCTGGCAGCTTGA
- the clpS gene encoding ATP-dependent Clp protease adapter ClpS codes for MPETVLKPRTKTQPKTERPKLYKVILVNDDFTPREFVVTVLKGEFKLSEDQAHRVMITAHTRGVCVVAVFTRDVAETKAARATDAGKAKGYPLLFTTEPEE; via the coding sequence ATGCCTGAAACTGTCCTCAAACCGCGTACCAAGACGCAGCCGAAAACCGAGCGGCCAAAGCTCTACAAGGTCATCCTGGTCAATGACGATTTCACGCCGCGCGAGTTCGTGGTGACCGTGCTCAAGGGTGAATTCAAGCTCAGCGAGGATCAGGCGCATCGTGTGATGATCACGGCGCATACGCGCGGCGTCTGCGTGGTCGCCGTCTTCACGCGCGACGTCGCCGAGACCAAGGCCGCGCGGGCAACCGATGCCGGCAAGGCCAAGGGCTACCCGCTGCTGTTCACGACCGAGCCGGAAGAGTAG
- a CDS encoding DUF4159 domain-containing protein, with amino-acid sequence MSWLPLSFGAPMVLWGLLALPVIWWLLRLTPPRPQTEVFPPLRILARVLRREETPHQSPWWLTLLRLLMAALVVTALAEPVFNPREKLPAEGSALALVIDNDWASAADWGKRVATAERLIADAGSNGVPVVIAFTAEKPNAEIGPFDASAALDRLRAAKPRPIPTDRPAVYARVAAALERLPGASVAVLADGLAANGDEAAFKTLLEKNASRLVWATSDRLSLTGLIGADNQVDGFALTAIRAPSDPAPAQVTAGAFDDKGRRISDATLTFAPGQTTATGTMTVPFELRNDFASVALDGAHQAGAVRVLDESSKRRRVGLLSQAEADQAQPLLSPLYYIRRALQPFADLVEPSSADLADAIPQLLDQKPAMIIMADVGNIPEQVRQRLVDWVNNGGTLVRFAGSRLAAAGNDDDLLPVRLRSGERALGGALSWTTPQQVTEFPKNGPFADLAPPTEVTVSRQVLAEPTPDIVERTWATLADGTPLVTGMKKDKGTLVLFHITPEATWSNLPISGSFVEMLRRVVQLSRNQGAAVANAEAAAASLAPYRMIGADGTLVPPTPDARPLVPGAGPLPVTLENPPGLYGSETGVFAHNLLNASSTFTPLAQPQVSLPVSAIPYAFDESENLKGPLVTAALLLMVLDTLAVLWMGGLLSRRPRRAAATAAAVLIVFGGLIGHADLARADDSKPSDSQAIEDISKTRIAYVITGEPGVDSISRAGLEGLTRFLVEKTALEPGPPAGVDISKDELTFYPLIYWPIDATAPMPSEAAIARIDAYMQQGGTVLFDTRDQFSNGIGAGSASPATERLRDILANLNVPPLEPVPSDHVLTKSFFILPEFPGRFNGSPLWVETSLDASNTENRPVRTGDGVSPIMITGNDFAGAWAVDENGDPMLPTVPPDPMQRVYALRAGVNIMMYMLTGNYKSDQVHVPVLLERLGQ; translated from the coding sequence ATGAGCTGGCTGCCGCTTTCCTTCGGCGCGCCGATGGTGCTGTGGGGTCTGCTGGCCCTGCCGGTTATCTGGTGGCTGCTGAGACTGACGCCACCCCGGCCGCAGACCGAGGTCTTTCCGCCGCTGCGGATCCTCGCCCGCGTCCTGAGACGCGAGGAGACGCCGCATCAGAGCCCCTGGTGGCTGACGCTGCTGCGCCTGCTGATGGCCGCCCTTGTCGTCACCGCGCTCGCCGAGCCGGTTTTCAATCCGCGCGAAAAGCTGCCGGCGGAAGGCTCGGCTCTGGCGCTGGTCATCGACAATGACTGGGCAAGCGCGGCCGACTGGGGCAAGCGGGTCGCCACCGCCGAGCGGCTGATCGCCGATGCCGGCTCGAACGGCGTGCCGGTCGTCATCGCCTTCACCGCCGAGAAGCCGAATGCCGAGATCGGCCCCTTCGATGCATCGGCCGCGCTCGACCGCCTGCGCGCGGCAAAGCCGCGCCCGATCCCGACCGACCGCCCTGCCGTCTATGCCCGCGTCGCCGCAGCATTGGAGCGCCTGCCGGGCGCCAGCGTCGCCGTCCTTGCCGATGGCCTTGCCGCCAATGGCGATGAAGCGGCGTTCAAGACGCTTCTGGAAAAAAACGCCTCACGGCTGGTTTGGGCCACGTCCGACCGGCTTTCGCTGACCGGCCTGATCGGCGCCGACAACCAGGTCGACGGCTTCGCGCTGACCGCTATTCGCGCGCCCAGCGATCCGGCGCCGGCCCAGGTCACCGCCGGCGCCTTCGACGACAAGGGCCGCCGCATCTCCGACGCGACGCTGACCTTCGCGCCGGGTCAAACCACGGCCACGGGGACGATGACGGTGCCCTTCGAGTTGCGCAACGACTTCGCCTCGGTCGCGCTCGACGGCGCGCACCAGGCTGGGGCCGTGCGCGTGCTCGACGAGAGTTCCAAGCGCCGCCGTGTCGGACTGCTGTCGCAGGCCGAGGCCGACCAGGCGCAGCCGCTGCTTTCGCCGCTCTATTACATTCGCCGCGCCCTGCAGCCCTTCGCCGATCTGGTCGAACCGTCGAGCGCCGATCTGGCCGACGCCATCCCGCAGCTTCTCGACCAGAAGCCGGCGATGATCATCATGGCCGATGTCGGCAACATTCCCGAACAGGTCCGGCAACGGCTGGTCGACTGGGTGAACAATGGCGGCACGCTGGTGCGCTTTGCCGGTTCAAGGCTGGCCGCCGCCGGCAATGATGACGACCTCTTGCCGGTCCGGCTGCGCAGCGGCGAACGCGCGCTGGGCGGCGCGTTGTCCTGGACGACGCCGCAGCAGGTCACCGAATTCCCGAAGAATGGACCCTTCGCCGATCTCGCGCCGCCGACCGAGGTGACGGTCAGCCGGCAGGTGCTGGCCGAACCCACGCCCGACATCGTCGAACGTACCTGGGCGACGCTGGCCGACGGCACGCCGCTGGTCACGGGCATGAAGAAGGACAAGGGCACGCTGGTGCTCTTCCACATCACGCCGGAAGCGACCTGGTCGAACCTGCCGATCTCCGGCAGCTTCGTCGAGATGCTGAGGCGCGTCGTGCAATTGTCGCGCAACCAGGGCGCCGCGGTCGCCAATGCCGAGGCCGCCGCCGCGTCATTGGCGCCCTATCGTATGATCGGCGCCGACGGCACGCTGGTGCCGCCGACGCCGGACGCGCGGCCGCTGGTGCCGGGCGCCGGCCCGTTGCCGGTGACGCTGGAGAACCCGCCGGGCCTCTACGGCTCGGAGACCGGCGTCTTCGCCCACAACCTGCTCAACGCCTCGAGCACCTTCACGCCGCTCGCTCAGCCGCAGGTCTCGCTGCCGGTGAGCGCCATCCCCTATGCCTTCGACGAATCGGAGAACCTGAAGGGCCCGCTGGTCACGGCGGCCCTCCTTTTGATGGTGCTCGACACGCTTGCCGTCTTATGGATGGGCGGGCTCTTGTCGCGCCGGCCGCGCCGAGCCGCAGCGACCGCTGCTGCCGTGCTGATCGTGTTCGGCGGTCTCATCGGCCATGCCGATCTTGCCCGTGCGGACGATTCGAAGCCCAGCGATTCCCAGGCGATCGAGGACATATCGAAAACCCGCATCGCCTATGTCATCACCGGCGAGCCCGGCGTCGATTCGATCAGCCGCGCCGGCCTCGAAGGCCTGACCCGCTTCCTGGTCGAGAAGACGGCGCTGGAGCCCGGCCCGCCGGCCGGCGTCGACATCTCCAAGGACGAGCTGACCTTCTATCCGCTGATCTATTGGCCGATCGACGCCACCGCGCCGATGCCCAGCGAAGCTGCGATCGCTCGCATCGATGCCTATATGCAGCAAGGCGGCACGGTTCTCTTCGACACGCGCGACCAGTTCTCCAACGGCATCGGCGCCGGCTCGGCAAGCCCGGCCACCGAGCGGCTGCGCGATATCCTCGCCAATCTCAACGTACCGCCGCTGGAGCCGGTGCCGTCGGACCATGTGCTGACGAAATCCTTCTTCATCCTTCCCGAGTTTCCCGGCCGCTTCAACGGCAGCCCGCTCTGGGTCGAGACCTCGCTCGATGCCAGCAACACCGAGAACCGTCCGGTGCGCACCGGCGACGGCGTGTCGCCGATCATGATCACCGGCAACGATTTCGCCGGCGCCTGGGCGGTGGACGAAAACGGCGATCCGATGCTGCCGACCGTGCCGCCGGATCCGATGCAGCGCGTCTATGCGCTCCGCGCCGGCGTCAACATCATGATGTACATGCTGACCGGCAACTACAAATCCGACCAGGTGCACGTGCCAGTGCTGCTCGAACGGCTGGGGCAGTAG
- a CDS encoding response regulator transcription factor codes for MKSDAHILIVDDDKGIRDLLQEFFQKRGLRTTVAADGTEMEAVLRRAQVDLIVLDVMLPGKSGLELCREIRANYTTPIIMLTAVTETTDRVVGLEMGADDYVPKPFDPRELLARIRAVLRRNGTAEPRRPAGKQIYHFAGWTMDCSRRRLTAPDDVRVELTMAEFNLLQTFVKSAQRVLTREQLIELSGGDTGYSFDRSVDILVSRLRRKMEDDPKTPKLILTVRSGGYQFLPETTFE; via the coding sequence GTGAAATCCGACGCGCACATACTGATCGTCGATGACGACAAGGGCATACGGGACCTGCTTCAGGAATTCTTCCAGAAGCGGGGACTGCGCACCACGGTCGCCGCCGACGGCACCGAGATGGAGGCGGTCCTGCGCCGGGCGCAGGTCGACCTCATCGTTCTCGACGTGATGCTGCCCGGCAAGAGCGGACTGGAGCTTTGCCGCGAGATCCGCGCCAACTACACGACACCGATCATCATGCTGACCGCCGTGACCGAGACGACGGACCGCGTCGTCGGCCTCGAGATGGGCGCGGACGACTATGTGCCCAAACCCTTCGATCCGCGCGAGTTGCTCGCCCGCATCCGGGCGGTGCTGAGACGCAACGGCACCGCCGAGCCGCGCCGGCCTGCCGGCAAGCAGATCTACCATTTTGCCGGCTGGACCATGGATTGTTCGCGCCGCCGGCTGACGGCGCCCGACGATGTCCGGGTGGAGCTGACGATGGCGGAGTTCAACCTGCTGCAGACCTTCGTCAAGAGCGCGCAGCGCGTGCTCACCCGCGAGCAGCTCATCGAGCTGTCCGGCGGCGACACCGGCTACAGCTTCGACCGCAGCGTCGACATCCTGGTGAGCCGCCTGCGCCGCAAGATGGAGGACGATCCGAAGACGCCGAAGCTCATTCTGACGGTGCGCAGCGGCGGCTATCAGTTTCTGCCCGAAACGACCTTCGAATGA